The segment ATTGGGAAACTATACAATACAACTGAAAACTACGCTAAAGCAATACCATACTTGGAAAAAGGACTTGCAATAGGAAAAGAAACTAAATCTGTTGCTGTAATTAATAATACCACAAAAGAGTTAAGTATTTCTTATGCAGGACTAAACGATTGTGAAAATGCTTATTATTATCATGTTTTACATAAAAAAATGAGCGATAGCCTTCTTAATGAAGAAAATATAAGGCAAATTACTATGTTAGGAATGAAATATGAATTTGACAAAAAACAAAAAGAACAGGAACTTGAACAGCAAAAAAATGAAATTATTGCTACAAAAGAGCGTAAAATACAAAAACAAATAAGAAACTCTTTTTTTGCAGGATTAATTTTTATGATAATTATTGTGTTCCTGATTTACAGAAGTTATAATATTAAAAAGAAAGTTAATCAAGTACTTATAATTAACAATGAACAAATAAACGAACAAAAGGAAGAACTTCTTGTCATGAACAATCTGCTTATTGATAATGAAAAACAATTAAAAGAAGCTAATATAACAAAAGACAAATTTTTTTCAATAATTTCACATGATTTACAAACTCCATTTAATGCAGTAATAGGATATTCAAATTTATTATACAACGAATTTGACAGATTAGACGAAGCAAGAAAAATGAAATATATAGGAAACGTAAAAGATGTTTCTGAAAATGCATACAAATTACTTCAAAATTTATTAGAATGGTCAAGGTCGCAAACCGGCAGGATTGAATTTCTGCCCGAAGTTATGGATTTAGAAATAATGGTAAGTGAAATTATTATGCTATTATCACAAAATGCAGAAAAGAAAAATATACAATTACATTCATTAGTAAATTCTAATACAACAGCTTACGGAGATATTAATATGATTGATACAGTTATCAGAAATCTTATCTCAAATGCAATAAAATTTACTCCTAAAAATGGGGAAATATCTGTTTCATGTCAGGATTATAACGATAAAATAAAAATAACAGTTTCAGATAATGGTGTTGGAATAAGCAAAGAAAATATTTCAAAATTATTTAAAATTGATGATAAATATAAAACTTTCGGAACCGAAGAAGAAGAAGGAACCGGATTGGGATTAATTCTTTGCAAAGAATTTGTTGAAAAAAACAAAGGCGAAATTTGGGTTGAAAGTGAAGAAGGTAAAGGAAGTAGTTTTATTTTTACAATTCCAAAAACAAAATAAATTCAGATATCCCAAATTATACTTCGACCTTGCTTAATATTAATGTTTGAAAATCAACAAATTATAAATACAGTACAGTAATATAATAATTCCCAATATTTTGGAATTTTGGAATACAGAAATACAGGAATAAAAGAATAATTAAACTTTCTACCATTACTTTCATGAGATTCGTTTTGCTAAGTTCCACTATTCCATCTTTCCTTGTCTGCCGACAGGCAAGCATTATTCCAGTTGTTTGTCACATATAACATATATAGTACTTTTATAGATTACGAGTAGATTTGGAGTTCTAAAATTAAAATATCTATGCTTGTTTTAACAAATCCAATACTTTCTTATCAATAGGAAAAGTAATATCCTTTGTTTCTAATTTGTTGATTTTTGCCCATCTAAATGATTGATTACCTTCTATAAATTCAGCGAAGTCAAAGGGTATATTTGAAATATTAAATTTTATATTTTCTTTAAATCTTGCAATGTAATATATTGAAATTACCTGTTGGTCATTATAAAAATATGCTTTTTGAAAAAAATCAGTTGTATAAAAATGTTTGATTATTTCAATTTGTTGTCCGAATTCTTCAACGATTTCTCGTTTTAAACAATCTATTGTGCCTTCACCAAATTTCATTCCGCCACCGGGGAATTTTGTTATTTTTCTACCAAGCCTGAACTCATCACTCAATAATACTTCTTTCAAATCATTTATTACTATTGCATAAACACGAATATTAAAATGCTTGATTTCCGAAAATTCCATAGTTTTTATTATTTATTATTTATCT is part of the Bacteroidales bacterium genome and harbors:
- a CDS encoding tetratricopeptide repeat-containing sensor histidine kinase, with product MKLLKTIFIIITILFLLQNGIINSQDTVKTDSILTLIDNSPDSLKINIYKELAWSLRNISPIKAYEYGYNALVIAEKLNNKKELSIIYNYLGVFKRNLNDYPGALDNYFKGLKNAEEINYNIEIAYSYNNIGNIYNLQNNYSLAIEYFTNALEIFTKINDKKGIAYCYNQISLLYMNQDKYDLALDYNNRAIKIRKELNDQITLAGSIKNEGDIYFYKKNYTLALKYYKESLDLDIKTGQKISFAFTYNRIGKLYNTTENYAKAIPYLEKGLAIGKETKSVAVINNTTKELSISYAGLNDCENAYYYHVLHKKMSDSLLNEENIRQITMLGMKYEFDKKQKEQELEQQKNEIIATKERKIQKQIRNSFFAGLIFMIIIVFLIYRSYNIKKKVNQVLIINNEQINEQKEELLVMNNLLIDNEKQLKEANITKDKFFSIISHDLQTPFNAVIGYSNLLYNEFDRLDEARKMKYIGNVKDVSENAYKLLQNLLEWSRSQTGRIEFLPEVMDLEIMVSEIIMLLSQNAEKKNIQLHSLVNSNTTAYGDINMIDTVIRNLISNAIKFTPKNGEISVSCQDYNDKIKITVSDNGVGISKENISKLFKIDDKYKTFGTEEEEGTGLGLILCKEFVEKNKGEIWVESEEGKGSSFIFTIPKTK
- a CDS encoding NUDIX domain-containing protein, with the translated sequence MEFSEIKHFNIRVYAIVINDLKEVLLSDEFRLGRKITKFPGGGMKFGEGTIDCLKREIVEEFGQQIEIIKHFYTTDFFQKAYFYNDQQVISIYYIARFKENIKFNISNIPFDFAEFIEGNQSFRWAKINKLETKDITFPIDKKVLDLLKQA